A single genomic interval of Corvus cornix cornix isolate S_Up_H32 chromosome 1, ASM73873v5, whole genome shotgun sequence harbors:
- the PTMS gene encoding parathymosin — MSEKRVEEAPAELSAKERKEKKDKLEEKAVHKEKKKETVEDEENGADEDDEENPDDVDEEEGGDEDEEGDENGQEQDGHAEKRSAEEEEDEVDPKRQKTENGSSA; from the exons ATGTCGGAAAAACGCGTCGAGGAGGCACCGGCGGAGCTGAGCGCTAAG gaaaggaaagagaagaaggacAAACTCGAAGAGAAAGCAGtccacaaagaaaagaagaaggagaCAGTAGAG GATGAGGAGAATGGCGCtgatgaggatgatgaagaGAATCCTGATGATGTGGATGAAGAAGAAGGTGGTGATGAGGATGAAG AAGGAGACGAGAATGGGCAAGAGCAGGATGGCCACGCAGAGAAACGatctgcagaggaggaagag GATGAAGTGGATCCAAAGagacagaagacagaaaacGGCTCTTCAGCTTGA